A genomic window from Macaca mulatta isolate MMU2019108-1 chromosome 19, T2T-MMU8v2.0, whole genome shotgun sequence includes:
- the TNPO2 gene encoding transportin-2 isoform X3 translates to MDWQPDEQGLQQVLQLLKDSQSPNTATQRIVQDKLKQLNQFPDFNNYLIFVLTRLKSEDEPTRSLSGLILKNNVKAHYQSFPPPVADFIKQECLNNIGDASSLIRATIGILITTIASKGELQMWPELLPQLCNLLNSEDYNTCEGAFGALQKICEDSSELLDSDALNRPLNIMIPKFLQFFKHCSPKIRSHAIACVNQFIMDRAQALMDNIDTFIEHLFALAVDDDPEVRKNVCRALVMLLEVRIDRLIPHMHSIIQYMLQRTQDHDENVALEACEFWLTLAEQPICKEVLASHLVQLIPILVNGMKYSEIDIILLKGDVEEDEAVPDSEQDIKPRFHKSRTVTLPHEAERPDGSEDAEDDDDDDALSDWNLRKCSAAALDVLANVFREELLPHLLPLLKGLLFHPEWVVKESGILVLGAIAEGCMQGMVPYLPELIPHLIQCLSDKKALVRSIACWTLSRYAHWVVSQPPDMHLKPLMTELLKRILDGNKRVQEAACSAFATLEEEACTELVPYLSYILDTLVFAFGKYQHKNLLILYDAIGTLADSVGHHLNQPEYIQKLMPPLIQKWNELKDEDKDLFPLLECLSSVATALQSGFLPYCEPVYQRCVTLVQKTLAQAMMYTQHPEQYEAPDKDFMIVALDLLSGLAEGLGGHVEQLVARSNIMTLLFQCMQDSMPEVRQSSFALLGDLTKACFIHVKPCIAEFMPILGTNLNPEFISVCNNATWAIGEICMQMEMQPYVQMVLNNLVEIINRPNTPKTLLENTGRLTSPSAIPAITIGRLGYVCPQEVAPMLQQFIRPWCTSLRNIRDNEEKDSAFRGICMMIGVNPGGVVQDFIFFCDAVASWVSPKDDLRDMFYKILHGFKDQVGEDNWQQFSEQFPPLLKERLAAFYGV, encoded by the exons ATGGACTGGCAGCCAGACGAGCAGGGCCTGCAGCAGGTCCTGCAGCTGCTCAAAGACTCACAGTCGCCCAACACAGCCACTCAGCGCATCGTGCAGGAt aaactcaaacaactcaatcaGTTTCCTGACTTCAACAACTACCTGATTTTCGTCCTGACCAGACTCAAGTCAGAAG ATGAGCCAACGCGCTCTCTTAGCGGCCTCATCCTCAAGAACAACGTGAAGGCGCACTATCAGAGCTTCCCACCCCCTGTGGCAGACTTCATCAAACAGGAGTGTCTCAACAACATTGGCGACGCCTCCTCGCTCATCCGAGCCACGATTG GCATTCTCATCACCACCATCGCTTCCAAGGGTGAGCTGCAGATGTGGCCCGAGCTGCTGCCCCAGCTCTGCAACCTGCTCAACTCGGAGGATTACAACACTTGTGAG GGAGCCTTTGGAGCCCTGCAGAAGATCTGCGAAGACTCATCAGAGCTTCTGGACAGTGACGCGCTCAACAGGCCCCTCAACATCATGATCCCCAAGTTCCTGCAGTTCTTCAAGCACTGCAGTCCCAAGATCCG GTCCCACGCCATCGCCTGCGTGAACCAGTTCATCATGGACCGGGCTCAGGCGCTGATGGACAATATTGACACCTTCATTGAG CACCTATTTGCCCTGGCCGTGGATGATGACCCCGAGGTGCGGAAGAATGTGTGCCGCGCCCTGGTGATGCTTCTGGAAGTGCGGATCGACAGGCTCATCCCCCACATGCACAGCATCATCCAG TACATGCTGCAGAGGACCCAGGACCATGACGAGAATGTTGCCCTTGAGGCCTGTGAGTTCTGGCTGACGCTGGCCGAGCAGCCCATCTGCAAGGAAGTCCTGGCCTCCCATCTGGTCCA GTTGATCCCCATCTTGGTGAATGGGATGAAGTACTCGGAAATTGACATCATCCTGCTCAAG GGGGATGTGGAGGAGGATGAGGCTGTCCCTGACAGTGAGCAGGACATCAAGCCACGCTTCCACAAATCACGCACGGTGACACTGCCCCACGAGGCTGAGCGGCCTGATGGCTCCGAGGATGCGGAGGATGACGACGATGATGATGCTCTCTCCGACTGGAATTTGA GGAAGTGCTCAGCGGCCGCACTGGACGTCCTCGCCAATGTCTTTCGGGAGGAACTGCTGCCCCACCTACTCCCGCTACTCAAAGGCCTCCTCTTCCACCCCGAGTGGGTGGTCAAGGAATCGGGCATCCTGGTGCTGGGAGCCATTGCCGAGG GCTGCATGCAGGGCATGGTGCCCTACCTGCCCGAGCTGATCCCGCACCTGATCCAGTGCCTGTCGGATAAGAAGGCCTTGGTCCGCTCCATCGCCTGCTGGACGCTGAGCCGCTATGCCCACTGGGTGGTCAGCCAGCCGCCCGACATGCACCTCAAGCCCCTGATGACAGAGCTGCTCAAACGCATCCTGGATGGCAACAAGAGGGTGCAGGAGGCGGCCTGCAG TGCTTTCGCCACCCTGGAGGAAGAGGCCTGCACGGAGCTGGTGCCCTACCTCAGCTACATCCTGGACACACTCGTCTTTGCCTTTGGGAAATACCAGCACAAGAACCTGCTCATCCTCTACGACGCCATTGGCACCCTGGCCGACTCTGTAGGCCACCACCTCAACCAGCCG GAATACATCCAGAAGTTGATGCCCCCACTGATCCAGAAGTGGAATGAGCTCAAGGACGAAGACAAGGACCTCTTCCCCCTGCTGGAG TGTCTGTCATCAGTGGCCACCGCCCTGCAGAGTGGCTTCCTGCCTTACTGTGAGCCCGTTTACCAGCGCTGCGTCACCCTGGTGCAGAAGACGCTGGCTCAGGCCATG ATGTACACCCAGCACCCCGAGCAGTATGAGGCTCCCGACAAGGACTTCATGATCGTAGCGCTGGATCTGCTCAGCGGCCTGGCTGAGGGCCTGGGTGGTCACGTGGAGCAGCTGGTGGCCCGCAGCAACATCATGACACTGCTGTTCCAGTGCATGCAG GATTCGATGCCTGAGGTCCGGCAGAGCTCCTTTGCCCTCCTGGGAGACCTCACCAAAGCCTGCTTCATCCATGTCAAGCCTTGTATTG CCGAGTTCATGCCCATTCTGGGCACCAACCTGAACCCAGAGTTCATCTCGGTCTGCAACAACGCCACCTGGGCCATTGGTGAAATCTGCATGCAGATGG AGATGCAGCCTTATGTGCAGATGGTCCTCAACAACCTGGTGGAGATCATTAACCGACCCAACACACCCAAGACACTGCTGGAAAACACAG GTCGTCTGACGAGTCCCTCTGCCATTCCAGCCATCACCATCGGCCGCTTGGGCTATGTGTGCCCCCAGGAGGTGGCACCCATGCTGCAGCAGTTCATCCGGCCTTG GTGCACGTCCCTCAGGAACATCAGGGACAACGAGGAGAAGGACTCAGCCTTCCGCGGCATCTGCATGATGATCGGTGTCAACCCAGGGGGCGTTGTGCAG gactttattttcttctgcgaCGCTGTAGCCTCCTGGGTGAGCCCGAAGGATGACCTTCGGGACATGTTTTATAAG ATTCTCCACGGCTTCAAAGACCAAGTTGGGGAAGATAACTGGCAGCAGTTCTCTGAGCAATTCCCGCCGCTGCTCAAGGAGAGGCTGGCGGCTTTCTACGGGGTCTAG
- the TNPO2 gene encoding transportin-2 isoform X4, which translates to MDWQPDEQGLQQVLQLLKDSQSPNTATQRIVQDKLKQLNQFPDFNNYLIFVLTRLKSEDEPTRSLSGLILKNNVKAHYQSFPPPVADFIKQECLNNIGDASSLIRATIGILITTIASKGELQMWPELLPQLCNLLNSEDYNTCEGAFGALQKICEDSSELLDSDALNRPLNIMIPKFLQFFKHCSPKIRSHAIACVNQFIMDRAQALMDNIDTFIEHLFALAVDDDPEVRKNVCRALVMLLEVRIDRLIPHMHSIIQYMLQRTQDHDENVALEACEFWLTLAEQPICKEVLASHLVQLIPILVNGMKYSEIDIILLKGDVEEDEAVPDSEQDIKPRFHKSRTVTLPHEAERPDGSEDAEDDDDDDALSDWNLRKCSAAALDVLANVFREELLPHLLPLLKGLLFHPEWVVKESGILVLGAIAEGCMQGMVPYLPELIPHLIQCLSDKKALVRSIACWTLSRYAHWVVSQPPDMHLKPLMTELLKRILDGNKRVQEAACSAFATLEEEACTELVPYLSYILDTLVFAFGKYQHKNLLILYDAIGTLADSVGHHLNQPEYIQKLMPPLIQKWNELKDEDKDLFPLLECLSSVATALQSGFLPYCEPVYQRCVTLVQKTLAQAMMYTQHPEQYEAPDKDFMIVALDLLSGLAEGLGGHVEQLVARSNIMTLLFQCMQDSMPEVRQSSFALLGDLTKACFIHVKPCIAEFMPILGTNLNPEFISVCNNATWAIGEICMQMGAEMQPYVQMVLNNLVEIINRPNTPKTLLENTAITIGRLGYVCPQEVAPMLQQFIRPWCTSLRNIRDNEEKDSAFRGICMMIGVNPGGVVQDFIFFCDAVASWVSPKDDLRDMFYKILHGFKDQVGEDNWQQFSEQFPPLLKERLAAFYGV; encoded by the exons ATGGACTGGCAGCCAGACGAGCAGGGCCTGCAGCAGGTCCTGCAGCTGCTCAAAGACTCACAGTCGCCCAACACAGCCACTCAGCGCATCGTGCAGGAt aaactcaaacaactcaatcaGTTTCCTGACTTCAACAACTACCTGATTTTCGTCCTGACCAGACTCAAGTCAGAAG ATGAGCCAACGCGCTCTCTTAGCGGCCTCATCCTCAAGAACAACGTGAAGGCGCACTATCAGAGCTTCCCACCCCCTGTGGCAGACTTCATCAAACAGGAGTGTCTCAACAACATTGGCGACGCCTCCTCGCTCATCCGAGCCACGATTG GCATTCTCATCACCACCATCGCTTCCAAGGGTGAGCTGCAGATGTGGCCCGAGCTGCTGCCCCAGCTCTGCAACCTGCTCAACTCGGAGGATTACAACACTTGTGAG GGAGCCTTTGGAGCCCTGCAGAAGATCTGCGAAGACTCATCAGAGCTTCTGGACAGTGACGCGCTCAACAGGCCCCTCAACATCATGATCCCCAAGTTCCTGCAGTTCTTCAAGCACTGCAGTCCCAAGATCCG GTCCCACGCCATCGCCTGCGTGAACCAGTTCATCATGGACCGGGCTCAGGCGCTGATGGACAATATTGACACCTTCATTGAG CACCTATTTGCCCTGGCCGTGGATGATGACCCCGAGGTGCGGAAGAATGTGTGCCGCGCCCTGGTGATGCTTCTGGAAGTGCGGATCGACAGGCTCATCCCCCACATGCACAGCATCATCCAG TACATGCTGCAGAGGACCCAGGACCATGACGAGAATGTTGCCCTTGAGGCCTGTGAGTTCTGGCTGACGCTGGCCGAGCAGCCCATCTGCAAGGAAGTCCTGGCCTCCCATCTGGTCCA GTTGATCCCCATCTTGGTGAATGGGATGAAGTACTCGGAAATTGACATCATCCTGCTCAAG GGGGATGTGGAGGAGGATGAGGCTGTCCCTGACAGTGAGCAGGACATCAAGCCACGCTTCCACAAATCACGCACGGTGACACTGCCCCACGAGGCTGAGCGGCCTGATGGCTCCGAGGATGCGGAGGATGACGACGATGATGATGCTCTCTCCGACTGGAATTTGA GGAAGTGCTCAGCGGCCGCACTGGACGTCCTCGCCAATGTCTTTCGGGAGGAACTGCTGCCCCACCTACTCCCGCTACTCAAAGGCCTCCTCTTCCACCCCGAGTGGGTGGTCAAGGAATCGGGCATCCTGGTGCTGGGAGCCATTGCCGAGG GCTGCATGCAGGGCATGGTGCCCTACCTGCCCGAGCTGATCCCGCACCTGATCCAGTGCCTGTCGGATAAGAAGGCCTTGGTCCGCTCCATCGCCTGCTGGACGCTGAGCCGCTATGCCCACTGGGTGGTCAGCCAGCCGCCCGACATGCACCTCAAGCCCCTGATGACAGAGCTGCTCAAACGCATCCTGGATGGCAACAAGAGGGTGCAGGAGGCGGCCTGCAG TGCTTTCGCCACCCTGGAGGAAGAGGCCTGCACGGAGCTGGTGCCCTACCTCAGCTACATCCTGGACACACTCGTCTTTGCCTTTGGGAAATACCAGCACAAGAACCTGCTCATCCTCTACGACGCCATTGGCACCCTGGCCGACTCTGTAGGCCACCACCTCAACCAGCCG GAATACATCCAGAAGTTGATGCCCCCACTGATCCAGAAGTGGAATGAGCTCAAGGACGAAGACAAGGACCTCTTCCCCCTGCTGGAG TGTCTGTCATCAGTGGCCACCGCCCTGCAGAGTGGCTTCCTGCCTTACTGTGAGCCCGTTTACCAGCGCTGCGTCACCCTGGTGCAGAAGACGCTGGCTCAGGCCATG ATGTACACCCAGCACCCCGAGCAGTATGAGGCTCCCGACAAGGACTTCATGATCGTAGCGCTGGATCTGCTCAGCGGCCTGGCTGAGGGCCTGGGTGGTCACGTGGAGCAGCTGGTGGCCCGCAGCAACATCATGACACTGCTGTTCCAGTGCATGCAG GATTCGATGCCTGAGGTCCGGCAGAGCTCCTTTGCCCTCCTGGGAGACCTCACCAAAGCCTGCTTCATCCATGTCAAGCCTTGTATTG CCGAGTTCATGCCCATTCTGGGCACCAACCTGAACCCAGAGTTCATCTCGGTCTGCAACAACGCCACCTGGGCCATTGGTGAAATCTGCATGCAGATGG GGGCAGAGATGCAGCCTTATGTGCAGATGGTCCTCAACAACCTGGTGGAGATCATTAACCGACCCAACACACCCAAGACACTGCTGGAAAACACAG CCATCACCATCGGCCGCTTGGGCTATGTGTGCCCCCAGGAGGTGGCACCCATGCTGCAGCAGTTCATCCGGCCTTG GTGCACGTCCCTCAGGAACATCAGGGACAACGAGGAGAAGGACTCAGCCTTCCGCGGCATCTGCATGATGATCGGTGTCAACCCAGGGGGCGTTGTGCAG gactttattttcttctgcgaCGCTGTAGCCTCCTGGGTGAGCCCGAAGGATGACCTTCGGGACATGTTTTATAAG ATTCTCCACGGCTTCAAAGACCAAGTTGGGGAAGATAACTGGCAGCAGTTCTCTGAGCAATTCCCGCCGCTGCTCAAGGAGAGGCTGGCGGCTTTCTACGGGGTCTAG
- the TNPO2 gene encoding transportin-2 isoform X9 produces the protein MWPELLPQLCNLLNSEDYNTCEGAFGALQKICEDSSELLDSDALNRPLNIMIPKFLQFFKHCSPKIRSHAIACVNQFIMDRAQALMDNIDTFIEHLFALAVDDDPEVRKNVCRALVMLLEVRIDRLIPHMHSIIQYMLQRTQDHDENVALEACEFWLTLAEQPICKEVLASHLVQLIPILVNGMKYSEIDIILLKGDVEEDEAVPDSEQDIKPRFHKSRTVTLPHEAERPDGSEDAEDDDDDDALSDWNLRKCSAAALDVLANVFREELLPHLLPLLKGLLFHPEWVVKESGILVLGAIAEGCMQGMVPYLPELIPHLIQCLSDKKALVRSIACWTLSRYAHWVVSQPPDMHLKPLMTELLKRILDGNKRVQEAACSAFATLEEEACTELVPYLSYILDTLVFAFGKYQHKNLLILYDAIGTLADSVGHHLNQPEYIQKLMPPLIQKWNELKDEDKDLFPLLECLSSVATALQSGFLPYCEPVYQRCVTLVQKTLAQAMMYTQHPEQYEAPDKDFMIVALDLLSGLAEGLGGHVEQLVARSNIMTLLFQCMQDSMPEVRQSSFALLGDLTKACFIHVKPCIAEFMPILGTNLNPEFISVCNNATWAIGEICMQMGAEMQPYVQMVLNNLVEIINRPNTPKTLLENTAITIGRLGYVCPQEVAPMLQQFIRPWCTSLRNIRDNEEKDSAFRGICMMIGVNPGGVVQDFIFFCDAVASWVSPKDDLRDMFYKILHGFKDQVGEDNWQQFSEQFPPLLKERLAAFYGV, from the exons ATGTGGCCCGAGCTGCTGCCCCAGCTCTGCAACCTGCTCAACTCGGAGGATTACAACACTTGTGAG GGAGCCTTTGGAGCCCTGCAGAAGATCTGCGAAGACTCATCAGAGCTTCTGGACAGTGACGCGCTCAACAGGCCCCTCAACATCATGATCCCCAAGTTCCTGCAGTTCTTCAAGCACTGCAGTCCCAAGATCCG GTCCCACGCCATCGCCTGCGTGAACCAGTTCATCATGGACCGGGCTCAGGCGCTGATGGACAATATTGACACCTTCATTGAG CACCTATTTGCCCTGGCCGTGGATGATGACCCCGAGGTGCGGAAGAATGTGTGCCGCGCCCTGGTGATGCTTCTGGAAGTGCGGATCGACAGGCTCATCCCCCACATGCACAGCATCATCCAG TACATGCTGCAGAGGACCCAGGACCATGACGAGAATGTTGCCCTTGAGGCCTGTGAGTTCTGGCTGACGCTGGCCGAGCAGCCCATCTGCAAGGAAGTCCTGGCCTCCCATCTGGTCCA GTTGATCCCCATCTTGGTGAATGGGATGAAGTACTCGGAAATTGACATCATCCTGCTCAAG GGGGATGTGGAGGAGGATGAGGCTGTCCCTGACAGTGAGCAGGACATCAAGCCACGCTTCCACAAATCACGCACGGTGACACTGCCCCACGAGGCTGAGCGGCCTGATGGCTCCGAGGATGCGGAGGATGACGACGATGATGATGCTCTCTCCGACTGGAATTTGA GGAAGTGCTCAGCGGCCGCACTGGACGTCCTCGCCAATGTCTTTCGGGAGGAACTGCTGCCCCACCTACTCCCGCTACTCAAAGGCCTCCTCTTCCACCCCGAGTGGGTGGTCAAGGAATCGGGCATCCTGGTGCTGGGAGCCATTGCCGAGG GCTGCATGCAGGGCATGGTGCCCTACCTGCCCGAGCTGATCCCGCACCTGATCCAGTGCCTGTCGGATAAGAAGGCCTTGGTCCGCTCCATCGCCTGCTGGACGCTGAGCCGCTATGCCCACTGGGTGGTCAGCCAGCCGCCCGACATGCACCTCAAGCCCCTGATGACAGAGCTGCTCAAACGCATCCTGGATGGCAACAAGAGGGTGCAGGAGGCGGCCTGCAG TGCTTTCGCCACCCTGGAGGAAGAGGCCTGCACGGAGCTGGTGCCCTACCTCAGCTACATCCTGGACACACTCGTCTTTGCCTTTGGGAAATACCAGCACAAGAACCTGCTCATCCTCTACGACGCCATTGGCACCCTGGCCGACTCTGTAGGCCACCACCTCAACCAGCCG GAATACATCCAGAAGTTGATGCCCCCACTGATCCAGAAGTGGAATGAGCTCAAGGACGAAGACAAGGACCTCTTCCCCCTGCTGGAG TGTCTGTCATCAGTGGCCACCGCCCTGCAGAGTGGCTTCCTGCCTTACTGTGAGCCCGTTTACCAGCGCTGCGTCACCCTGGTGCAGAAGACGCTGGCTCAGGCCATG ATGTACACCCAGCACCCCGAGCAGTATGAGGCTCCCGACAAGGACTTCATGATCGTAGCGCTGGATCTGCTCAGCGGCCTGGCTGAGGGCCTGGGTGGTCACGTGGAGCAGCTGGTGGCCCGCAGCAACATCATGACACTGCTGTTCCAGTGCATGCAG GATTCGATGCCTGAGGTCCGGCAGAGCTCCTTTGCCCTCCTGGGAGACCTCACCAAAGCCTGCTTCATCCATGTCAAGCCTTGTATTG CCGAGTTCATGCCCATTCTGGGCACCAACCTGAACCCAGAGTTCATCTCGGTCTGCAACAACGCCACCTGGGCCATTGGTGAAATCTGCATGCAGATGG GGGCAGAGATGCAGCCTTATGTGCAGATGGTCCTCAACAACCTGGTGGAGATCATTAACCGACCCAACACACCCAAGACACTGCTGGAAAACACAG CCATCACCATCGGCCGCTTGGGCTATGTGTGCCCCCAGGAGGTGGCACCCATGCTGCAGCAGTTCATCCGGCCTTG GTGCACGTCCCTCAGGAACATCAGGGACAACGAGGAGAAGGACTCAGCCTTCCGCGGCATCTGCATGATGATCGGTGTCAACCCAGGGGGCGTTGTGCAG gactttattttcttctgcgaCGCTGTAGCCTCCTGGGTGAGCCCGAAGGATGACCTTCGGGACATGTTTTATAAG ATTCTCCACGGCTTCAAAGACCAAGTTGGGGAAGATAACTGGCAGCAGTTCTCTGAGCAATTCCCGCCGCTGCTCAAGGAGAGGCTGGCGGCTTTCTACGGGGTCTAG
- the TNPO2 gene encoding transportin-2 isoform X6, protein MPAVCDSWMSNRQYKHPCHLPDLPPFPLSPPTLCPAPPPPGLRQRPFLAAPGILITTIASKGELQMWPELLPQLCNLLNSEDYNTCEGAFGALQKICEDSSELLDSDALNRPLNIMIPKFLQFFKHCSPKIRSHAIACVNQFIMDRAQALMDNIDTFIEHLFALAVDDDPEVRKNVCRALVMLLEVRIDRLIPHMHSIIQYMLQRTQDHDENVALEACEFWLTLAEQPICKEVLASHLVQLIPILVNGMKYSEIDIILLKGDVEEDEAVPDSEQDIKPRFHKSRTVTLPHEAERPDGSEDAEDDDDDDALSDWNLRKCSAAALDVLANVFREELLPHLLPLLKGLLFHPEWVVKESGILVLGAIAEGCMQGMVPYLPELIPHLIQCLSDKKALVRSIACWTLSRYAHWVVSQPPDMHLKPLMTELLKRILDGNKRVQEAACSAFATLEEEACTELVPYLSYILDTLVFAFGKYQHKNLLILYDAIGTLADSVGHHLNQPEYIQKLMPPLIQKWNELKDEDKDLFPLLECLSSVATALQSGFLPYCEPVYQRCVTLVQKTLAQAMMYTQHPEQYEAPDKDFMIVALDLLSGLAEGLGGHVEQLVARSNIMTLLFQCMQDSMPEVRQSSFALLGDLTKACFIHVKPCIAEFMPILGTNLNPEFISVCNNATWAIGEICMQMGAEMQPYVQMVLNNLVEIINRPNTPKTLLENTGRLTSPSAIPAITIGRLGYVCPQEVAPMLQQFIRPWCTSLRNIRDNEEKDSAFRGICMMIGVNPGGVVQDFIFFCDAVASWVSPKDDLRDMFYKILHGFKDQVGEDNWQQFSEQFPPLLKERLAAFYGV, encoded by the exons ATGCCTGCTGTATGTGACTCCTGGATGTCTAATAGGCAGTACAAGCATCCCTGCCACCTTCCTGACTtacctcctttccctctctcccctcccactctCTGCCCAGCCCCA CCCCCGCCCGGCCTCAGGCAGCGTCCTTTCCTGGCCGCCCCAGGCATTCTCATCACCACCATCGCTTCCAAGGGTGAGCTGCAGATGTGGCCCGAGCTGCTGCCCCAGCTCTGCAACCTGCTCAACTCGGAGGATTACAACACTTGTGAG GGAGCCTTTGGAGCCCTGCAGAAGATCTGCGAAGACTCATCAGAGCTTCTGGACAGTGACGCGCTCAACAGGCCCCTCAACATCATGATCCCCAAGTTCCTGCAGTTCTTCAAGCACTGCAGTCCCAAGATCCG GTCCCACGCCATCGCCTGCGTGAACCAGTTCATCATGGACCGGGCTCAGGCGCTGATGGACAATATTGACACCTTCATTGAG CACCTATTTGCCCTGGCCGTGGATGATGACCCCGAGGTGCGGAAGAATGTGTGCCGCGCCCTGGTGATGCTTCTGGAAGTGCGGATCGACAGGCTCATCCCCCACATGCACAGCATCATCCAG TACATGCTGCAGAGGACCCAGGACCATGACGAGAATGTTGCCCTTGAGGCCTGTGAGTTCTGGCTGACGCTGGCCGAGCAGCCCATCTGCAAGGAAGTCCTGGCCTCCCATCTGGTCCA GTTGATCCCCATCTTGGTGAATGGGATGAAGTACTCGGAAATTGACATCATCCTGCTCAAG GGGGATGTGGAGGAGGATGAGGCTGTCCCTGACAGTGAGCAGGACATCAAGCCACGCTTCCACAAATCACGCACGGTGACACTGCCCCACGAGGCTGAGCGGCCTGATGGCTCCGAGGATGCGGAGGATGACGACGATGATGATGCTCTCTCCGACTGGAATTTGA GGAAGTGCTCAGCGGCCGCACTGGACGTCCTCGCCAATGTCTTTCGGGAGGAACTGCTGCCCCACCTACTCCCGCTACTCAAAGGCCTCCTCTTCCACCCCGAGTGGGTGGTCAAGGAATCGGGCATCCTGGTGCTGGGAGCCATTGCCGAGG GCTGCATGCAGGGCATGGTGCCCTACCTGCCCGAGCTGATCCCGCACCTGATCCAGTGCCTGTCGGATAAGAAGGCCTTGGTCCGCTCCATCGCCTGCTGGACGCTGAGCCGCTATGCCCACTGGGTGGTCAGCCAGCCGCCCGACATGCACCTCAAGCCCCTGATGACAGAGCTGCTCAAACGCATCCTGGATGGCAACAAGAGGGTGCAGGAGGCGGCCTGCAG TGCTTTCGCCACCCTGGAGGAAGAGGCCTGCACGGAGCTGGTGCCCTACCTCAGCTACATCCTGGACACACTCGTCTTTGCCTTTGGGAAATACCAGCACAAGAACCTGCTCATCCTCTACGACGCCATTGGCACCCTGGCCGACTCTGTAGGCCACCACCTCAACCAGCCG GAATACATCCAGAAGTTGATGCCCCCACTGATCCAGAAGTGGAATGAGCTCAAGGACGAAGACAAGGACCTCTTCCCCCTGCTGGAG TGTCTGTCATCAGTGGCCACCGCCCTGCAGAGTGGCTTCCTGCCTTACTGTGAGCCCGTTTACCAGCGCTGCGTCACCCTGGTGCAGAAGACGCTGGCTCAGGCCATG ATGTACACCCAGCACCCCGAGCAGTATGAGGCTCCCGACAAGGACTTCATGATCGTAGCGCTGGATCTGCTCAGCGGCCTGGCTGAGGGCCTGGGTGGTCACGTGGAGCAGCTGGTGGCCCGCAGCAACATCATGACACTGCTGTTCCAGTGCATGCAG GATTCGATGCCTGAGGTCCGGCAGAGCTCCTTTGCCCTCCTGGGAGACCTCACCAAAGCCTGCTTCATCCATGTCAAGCCTTGTATTG CCGAGTTCATGCCCATTCTGGGCACCAACCTGAACCCAGAGTTCATCTCGGTCTGCAACAACGCCACCTGGGCCATTGGTGAAATCTGCATGCAGATGG GGGCAGAGATGCAGCCTTATGTGCAGATGGTCCTCAACAACCTGGTGGAGATCATTAACCGACCCAACACACCCAAGACACTGCTGGAAAACACAG GTCGTCTGACGAGTCCCTCTGCCATTCCAGCCATCACCATCGGCCGCTTGGGCTATGTGTGCCCCCAGGAGGTGGCACCCATGCTGCAGCAGTTCATCCGGCCTTG GTGCACGTCCCTCAGGAACATCAGGGACAACGAGGAGAAGGACTCAGCCTTCCGCGGCATCTGCATGATGATCGGTGTCAACCCAGGGGGCGTTGTGCAG gactttattttcttctgcgaCGCTGTAGCCTCCTGGGTGAGCCCGAAGGATGACCTTCGGGACATGTTTTATAAG ATTCTCCACGGCTTCAAAGACCAAGTTGGGGAAGATAACTGGCAGCAGTTCTCTGAGCAATTCCCGCCGCTGCTCAAGGAGAGGCTGGCGGCTTTCTACGGGGTCTAG